A section of the candidate division WOR-3 bacterium genome encodes:
- the ribH gene encoding 6,7-dimethyl-8-ribityllumazine synthase codes for MEIKEFKGYLDAKNKKFAIVISRFNELITQNLLKGALDCLERHNAQSCDIYWTFGTFEIPGVAKRLAEKKTYDAIICLGAIIRGDTPHAEYIANEVAKGIAKIYLDTGIPTIFGIITADSLEQAIERAGTKQGNKGFIAALAAIEMANLKEKI; via the coding sequence ATGGAAATTAAAGAATTTAAAGGTTATTTAGATGCCAAAAACAAAAAATTTGCTATTGTTATTTCCCGTTTTAATGAACTTATCACCCAAAATCTTTTAAAAGGTGCTTTAGATTGTTTAGAAAGACACAATGCCCAATCTTGCGATATCTATTGGACCTTTGGTACTTTTGAGATTCCTGGTGTTGCCAAAAGATTAGCCGAAAAGAAAACCTACGATGCAATTATCTGTTTAGGAGCAATAATCCGTGGTGATACACCCCATGCCGAATATATTGCTAACGAAGTAGCCAAAGGAATTGCCAAAATTTACTTAGATACTGGTATTCCCACCATTTTCGGAATTATTACTGCTGATAGTTTAGAACAGGCGATTGAACGGGCAGGCACTAAACAGGGCAACAAAGGTTTCATAGCGGCACTAGCAGCAATTGAAATGGCAAATCTAAAAGAAAAGATTTGA
- a CDS encoding bifunctional 3,4-dihydroxy-2-butanone-4-phosphate synthase/GTP cyclohydrolase II yields MKERFAQIEEAIKDIKKGKMVIVVDDEARENEGDFICAAEKITPAKINFMAKYGRGLICVALEEERIKELDLPLIIDSKNPAKYGTPMAVPVDVKIGTTTGSSAYDRAKTIKALIDPKSKPEDFARPGHVFPLKAVKGGVLRRAGHTEASVDLARLAGLYPAGVLCEIMAENGKMAKLKDLFKLAKRFNIKIITIKDLIAYRKKNEKLVERKVTTTLPTPYGDFTLYLYEDLLEHQLHIALVKGDVAGKENVLVRVHSQCLTGDVFHSLRCDCGEQLHTALKMISKEKQGVLLYMRQEGRGLGLFLKLKSYELQDLGLDTVESAKALGKEPDLRDYGIGAQILADLGVTTIRLLTNNPRKIIGLEGFGLKVVERVPLIIKPNKRNIKYLETKRDKLGHLLGDLKSEVQDGN; encoded by the coding sequence ATGAAAGAAAGATTTGCCCAAATTGAAGAAGCGATAAAAGATATCAAAAAAGGAAAAATGGTAATTGTTGTTGATGACGAAGCAAGAGAAAACGAAGGCGATTTTATCTGCGCTGCCGAAAAGATAACTCCCGCAAAAATAAACTTTATGGCAAAATATGGTCGGGGATTAATCTGTGTTGCCTTAGAAGAAGAGAGAATAAAAGAGTTAGATTTACCATTAATAATTGATAGCAAAAATCCGGCTAAATATGGTACACCAATGGCGGTTCCGGTAGATGTAAAAATTGGCACAACTACTGGTTCTTCGGCTTATGACCGAGCAAAAACAATCAAAGCATTAATTGATCCGAAATCAAAACCCGAAGATTTTGCCCGTCCTGGACATGTCTTTCCCTTAAAAGCAGTAAAGGGTGGAGTTTTGAGAAGAGCAGGACATACCGAAGCAAGTGTTGATTTGGCTCGTTTGGCTGGTCTCTATCCGGCTGGTGTTCTCTGCGAAATAATGGCAGAAAATGGCAAAATGGCAAAATTAAAAGACCTATTCAAGTTGGCAAAAAGATTTAATATTAAAATAATCACTATCAAAGATTTGATTGCCTACCGGAAGAAAAATGAAAAACTGGTTGAAAGAAAAGTAACAACCACCTTACCAACTCCTTATGGTGATTTTACTCTTTATCTCTATGAAGATTTATTAGAACACCAATTACACATCGCATTGGTTAAAGGCGATGTGGCAGGAAAAGAAAATGTTTTAGTAAGAGTCCATTCTCAATGTCTAACGGGTGATGTCTTTCATTCTTTAAGATGTGATTGCGGTGAACAACTCCACACCGCCTTAAAGATGATAAGCAAAGAAAAACAAGGAGTACTCCTATATATGCGTCAAGAAGGAAGGGGTTTAGGACTCTTTTTAAAACTGAAATCTTATGAATTACAGGATTTAGGTTTAGATACGGTTGAATCAGCAAAGGCATTAGGCAAAGAACCCGATTTAAGAGATTACGGAATTGGTGCCCAAATTCTTGCTGATTTAGGAGTTACCACAATTAGATTACTTACCAATAATCCAAGAAAGATTATTGGCTTAGAAGGTTTTGGCTTAAAAGTGGTTGAAAGGGTACCTTTAATTATTAAACCAAATAAAAGGAATATAAAATATTTAGAAACAAAAAGGGATAAACTTGGTCATTTATTAGGAGACCTAAAAAGTGAGGTGCAAGATGGAAATTAA
- the nusB gene encoding transcription antitermination factor NusB has translation MKEPLRRKARKAALTILYIHDLMGFPLDEVVKQVLEKIKLNEKNLEYLDKLISQIKEHKKKIDRTIKKYLINWDFQRLSYIDRAILRIATCELLYFEDIPPKVSIDEAIELAKEFSDDDARRFINGVLDAIYKNLDIKK, from the coding sequence TTGAAAGAACCATTAAGAAGAAAGGCAAGAAAGGCAGCCTTAACTATTCTTTATATCCACGACCTTATGGGTTTTCCTCTTGATGAAGTAGTAAAACAGGTTTTAGAGAAAATCAAACTGAATGAAAAAAATTTAGAATACTTAGATAAACTTATATCCCAAATAAAAGAACACAAAAAAAAGATTGATAGGACAATAAAAAAATATTTAATCAACTGGGATTTTCAACGTCTTTCTTATATTGACCGAGCAATATTAAGGATTGCTACCTGCGAACTTCTTTATTTTGAAGATATTCCGCCAAAAGTAAGTATTGATGAAGCGATTGAGTTAGCCAAAGAATTTTCTGATGATGATGCGCGGAGATTTATCAACGGAGTTCTTGACGCCATTTATAAAAATTTAGATATTAAAAAATGA
- a CDS encoding metallophosphoesterase family protein — protein MKFGIISDIHGNLEALQVVLQEIKKEDCNEIIFLGDIVGYGANPNECIELLRQERVVGVAGNHDYAVLNKTSIKNFNPYAQAAILWTQKILTKESLWYLDAFLLVNKSYPFHIVHSSPDDPGDWYYLFTIEDIIPQFNFFSYPVCLVGHTHIPFVVAKRNDGKIEIIKENKFELNSDWQYIINVGSVGQPRDQNPQASFAIYDTKTNIFEIRRIDYDIKTAADKIIKANLPPILAERLFYGQ, from the coding sequence ATGAAATTTGGTATTATTTCCGATATTCACGGTAATTTAGAAGCCTTACAAGTTGTTTTACAAGAAATAAAAAAAGAAGACTGTAATGAAATAATCTTTTTAGGCGATATTGTTGGCTATGGTGCTAACCCCAATGAATGTATTGAATTATTAAGACAAGAAAGAGTAGTGGGCGTTGCTGGTAACCACGATTATGCGGTTTTAAATAAAACTTCTATTAAAAATTTCAATCCCTATGCCCAAGCGGCTATTTTGTGGACACAAAAAATATTGACTAAAGAATCTTTATGGTATCTTGATGCCTTTTTATTAGTAAACAAATCTTATCCTTTTCATATTGTCCATTCTTCGCCTGATGACCCTGGTGATTGGTATTATCTTTTCACCATTGAAGATATTATTCCCCAATTCAATTTTTTTAGTTATCCCGTCTGCTTAGTTGGTCACACCCATATTCCTTTTGTGGTAGCCAAAAGAAACGATGGAAAAATTGAAATAATCAAAGAGAATAAATTTGAATTAAATTCCGATTGGCAATATATTATCAATGTTGGAAGTGTTGGGCAACCTCGTGATCAAAATCCCCAAGCCAGTTTTGCTATTTACGATACCAAAACAAATATCTTCGAAATAAGAAGGATTGATTACGATATCAAAACAGCCGCTGATAAAATAATTAAGGCCAATCTTCCGCCGATACTGGCAGAAAGATTATTTTATGGCCAATAA